The DNA sequence CGGGCTCCGGTCGCGTCACCGCCGACAGCCTGGACTGCCAGCTCGACCGCCCGCTGACGGCGCCGCTGGTTGATCTCGTCCACGTGGGTCAGGAAGGCCAGCGAGCGCCCGACCCCCAGCGACTCGGCCAACGCCACGAACCCCCGCGTGTCCTTGGTCAGGCACGACCCGCCGTAGCCCAGGCCGGGCTGCAGGTACGTGCTGCCGATGCGCGCGTCGTGGCCCATCACCGCGGCCAGGTCCTCGACGCTGGCCCCAGCGGCGTCGCAGAACTCGGCCAGCGCGTTGACGAACGACACCCGCGTGGCCAGGAACGCGTTCGCCGCCAGCTTGCACAGCTCCGCCGTGACCAGGTCCGTGACGACCAGGGGAACCCCATCGGCCAGGCACTCCGCCCACACCCGGCGCAGCATCGTCTCCGCCTGGCCACCGGGCTCCACGCCCAGCACGATCCGCGTCGGGCGGCGCACGTCGGCGATCGAGTGCGCCTCGCGCATGAAGTCCGGCGACGCGGCCACCTCGACCGAGACACCCGCCGGGACCAGCTCCATCACCCGGGCCTTCACCTTCGCGGTGGTGCCCGCCGGGACCGATGACTTGACCACCACCAGTGTGTCCCTGGTGATCTCGCGGGCCAGCGACTCGGCGGCGGCGAACACATCACCGAGATCGTGATGCGCCGAACCGGCCGCCTGCGGTGTCGGCACCGCGATGAAGTGGAGGTCCGCGTGAGCTGCGGCGTTGGCGTACGACGAGGTGAACGTCAGCCGCCCCGTCGCCGCGCCGTCTGTGATCGCCTCGGCCAGGCCCGGCTCGGCGAACGGCGGCTTTCCGGCGTGCAGCAGGGCGGCGGTCTCGGTGTTGGTGTCCACCCCCAGCACCTGATGGCCAAGCGCGGCGAGCCCAGCAGCGTAGGGTGCACCGAGCCTCCCGCACCCGATGACAGTGATCTTCATTCAGTCCTCCCCGCGACGCGCGATGATCATTGCCGGCTGGATGGTGGCGGTGAACATGCCGCCTGGCTCGGCTGCCAGCAGCAGGCGGCGAAGGTCGGCATCGAACTCGGCCAGCCGGTCGCCCAGCACGGCCGGCGAGCTGTAGGCCTGCGTGTACTGCAGACCCATGACCTGGTCGAGGCTCATCGACAGCCTCACGTCGGTGCGCATCACGGTCAGCGCATTGAATGCCGAGGATCGAAGGACCGTCTCGTGGTCGCCTCCGGGCTGCTCGTGATGCAGGGCGTCCGGCCCCGCGCGGCGAACAATGCCGAGGTGGCGATGGATGACTCGATCGGCCAGCGGATACCACCATGGCTTGGCCGAGCCTGCCGCGAACGACATCATGATCGCGACGAAGCCACCCGGCACCACCAACTCGTCAAGCTGGCGCACGAC is a window from the Catellatospora sp. TT07R-123 genome containing:
- a CDS encoding UDP-glucose/GDP-mannose dehydrogenase family protein, with amino-acid sequence MKITVIGCGRLGAPYAAGLAALGHQVLGVDTNTETAALLHAGKPPFAEPGLAEAITDGAATGRLTFTSSYANAAAHADLHFIAVPTPQAAGSAHHDLGDVFAAAESLAREITRDTLVVVKSSVPAGTTAKVKARVMELVPAGVSVEVAASPDFMREAHSIADVRRPTRIVLGVEPGGQAETMLRRVWAECLADGVPLVVTDLVTAELCKLAANAFLATRVSFVNALAEFCDAAGASVEDLAAVMGHDARIGSTYLQPGLGYGGSCLTKDTRGFVALAESLGVGRSLAFLTHVDEINQRRRQRAVELAVQAVGGDATGARVGIWGASFKAGIDDIRDSPALDVASRLHRAGAVVTVYDPQAMDGAQAEFPELAYAADPEAVAEGAAVLLHLTNWPEFGRVIPAQLAPGRRPTLIDARRGLLLHTDWRVAGWSVQVL
- a CDS encoding class I SAM-dependent methyltransferase, giving the protein MRYAAPATLFAGTEEDYSTYRPPHPAVFVNHVAGLHPGGAVLDLGTGPGSLALGLATRDRHVVGIDASPKMIEIARNRAAEEGFGDEVEFRVGDVHELIGLPKVAGVVIGDAFHWFDRASVVRQLDELVVPGGFVAIMMSFAAGSAKPWWYPLADRVIHRHLGIVRRAGPDALHHEQPGGDHETVLRSSAFNALTVMRTDVRLSMSLDQVMGLQYTQAYSSPAVLGDRLAEFDADLRRLLLAAEPGGMFTATIQPAMIIARRGED